A window of the Synchiropus splendidus isolate RoL2022-P1 chromosome 6, RoL_Sspl_1.0, whole genome shotgun sequence genome harbors these coding sequences:
- the LOC128761084 gene encoding charged multivesicular body protein 4b-like: MSFLAKLLGSSGKSGKSPTPQEAIQKLRETEEMMIKKQEFLEKKIDEELALAKKHGTKNKRAALLALKRKKRYMKQLDQIDGTLSTIELQREMLENATSNTEVLKNMNYASKAIKAAHKDMDVDKVHDLLDEIAEQNEIAQEITDAISIPRGMADDFDEDELLSELEELEQEEMDKKLLEVEGTEDVSLPSVPPSSLPTIPTKKKEEEDLDGMEELASWATS, from the exons ATGTCGTTTTTGGCCAAGTTACTGGGCAGCTCCGGGAAGAGTGGCAAATCGCCGACACCCCAAGAGGCGATCCAGAAACTCCGAGAGACCGAGGAGATGATGATCAAGAAGCAGGAGTTCCTGGAGAAAAAGATCGACGAGGAGCTCGCCTTGGCCAAGAAACATGGCAcgaaaaacaagagag CTGCCCTGCTGGCCTTGAAGCGGAAAAAGCGCTACATGAAGCAGCTGGATCAGATCGATGGGACGTTGTCCACGATAGAGTTGCAGAGGGAGATGCTGGAGAACGCCACGTCCAACACAGAGGTGCTGAAGAATATGAACTACGCGTCCAAGGCAATCAAGGCTGCACACAAAGACAT GGACGTCGACAAGGTGCATGACCTGCTAGATGAAATCGCGGAACAAAACGAAATTGCGCAGGAAATCACAGACGCCATCTCCATACCACGGGGCATGGCCGACGACTTCGACGAG GACGAACTCCTCTCTGAGTtagaggagctggagcaggaggagatggacAAGAAGCTTCTGGAAGTGGAAGGGACTGAGGACGTATCGCTCCCCAGCGTGCCTCCttcatcactaccaactataccAA ccaagaagaaggaagaggaggatctgGATGGCATGGAGGAACTCGCCTCCTGGGCAACCAGCTAA
- the LOC128761052 gene encoding uncharacterized protein LOC128761052, producing MERAVNQELEDLDNTTQEVVARAASWTPAVGQDVEDVDSTIEEVIERVVYGTAKEGPTRVTLSRRRSASRKDLAVLKEPQGSETGRPGDPCPWCHQARHVSTGHAMYKDEFFCSVKQGHEGQSIDQWLCKQRGSQAEDTTPRTTEWNLAQRLKREEAEEERDGDEKEAPRRKKSKPYKLRICQQCGQPKQKDYGHCQYGGQHYCALHGCKSARLWLAEKRQKIP from the exons ATGGAGCGTGCTGTCAACCAGGAACTGGAGGATTTGGACAACACCACTCAAG AGGTCGTCGCTCGAGCGGCCTCCTGGACTCCTGCTGTCGGTCAAGATGTGGAGGATGTGGACTCCACCATCGAAG AGGTCATCGAGAGAGTCGTCTATGGGACCGCCAAGGAGGGTCCCACCAGGGTCACCTTGTCCCGGAGGCGCTCGGCCTCCAGAAAGGACTTGGCTGTGCTTAAAGAGCCGCAGGGGAGCGAGACTGGCCGACCCGGGGACCCCTGCCCATGGTGTCATCAAGCCAGACACGTCTCCACTGGGCACGCAATGTACAAGGATGAGTTCTTCTGCTCCGTCAAGCAAGGGCATGAAGGACAGTCGATAGATCAGTGGCTGTGCAAGCAGCGTGGGAGCCAAGCGGAGGACACCACCCCTCGGACTACAGAGTGGAACCTTGCACAGCGCCTCAAGAGGGAAGAAGCCGAGGAGGAGCGTGATGGTGATGAGAAAGAGGCTCCACGGCGTAAAAAGAGCAAACCATATAAGCTGAGGATCTGCCAACAATGCGGCCAGCCAAAGCAGAAAGATTATGGCCACTGTCAGTATGGAGGACAGCATTATTGTGCGCTTCATGGCTGCAAATCCGCCAGGCTGTGGCTGGCCGAAAAGCGACAGAAGATACCGTGA